DNA from Triticum aestivum cultivar Chinese Spring chromosome 7D, IWGSC CS RefSeq v2.1, whole genome shotgun sequence:
CCCCATGAAAATTCCGTTAGCATCTCTGCACACTGCTGCTGCGACTCCTCCTGTGCCCCTATGACATGCGGCATCATATGTATCTTAGCCACCCCCGGTGGAGGGGCTTTTGGTTGCTGATTTTGGTGGACTGCACCCACTCCCCGTCTTGAGGTATTCTGCCCTGGTTCTCTAACCAGGTCGAGCTCTTGTATAAACCTGCAAATGAATGCATACGTGCTTTGTGGACTCTGAAATATACCCTCATGGATAGCTTTGCAGCGTGCTGACCAAATTGCCCACAGCGTAACGGTGAGTTTGATGAACTGATCATGGGATAACAGTTCCATAAGAGTGAACAGCCACTGCTTCGCGTTTGGTTCCGTTACAACTGCTAGCTGCTGAGAGAGGTCCTCGTCCACTAGAGCCCATATACACCGCGACATAGTGCACTGCAGCAAAGAATGACTCCACGAGTCCGGTTGCCCACACATGCCACATGCGCTGGAGTCAGTCATGTGTCGATGCTCACGAACATCATTCGTTGGTATGGAGTGTTTTGATAGTCTCCACAAGAACATTCTGATTTTCGCGGGCACTTGCACTTTCCAAAGTGTTTTCCATGCTCCCTCCTCCTGTGACGTGCTAGAAGATCCCGCTCTTGTTTCCAGCCAAGCTTCCCTTCTTGCCCTAGTACTTACAAGCATCTGATATGCACTTTTAACTGAGAAAAAACCCGATCTCTCATGGCTCTAGCTCCAAAAATCTTCTATATTTTTTGTGCACAGAGGGATACCGAGTATGCTCCTTGCATCCATGGGCAGGAACGTTGCATGCACCCGCTGCTTGTTCCATGAGACTAAAGTTTCATCTATGAGCTCGGATACGTATACAGGCGGATTTGGCTGAAGATGTCCATACGGCCTCATCAACTCTTCTCGCGGGATCCAATTGTCTTCCCATATTCTGGTTGATTGACCATTTCCTATACGCCGAATTAGTCCTTGTTTCAGGACGTCCTTTCCTTCTGTTATGGCTCTCCAAATCTGGCTTGGGTGAGATCCCAACTCAGAGTTCAAGAAAGTTCCCCCCGGGTAATATATGCTCTTAAGCAATCGTGCGCAAAGGCTCTCTGGTTGTTGGACAAGGCTCCACGCCTGCTTAGCTAGCATTTCCATGTAGAAAAGCTCAAAGTCTTTGAAGCCCAAACCCCCCATTCCTTTAGGCTGGGTCATCTCCTTCCAAGAAACCCAATGTGGCTTCCTTTTGCCATCCTTAcagccccaccaaaatttccttaTCAACTTATTTAGGTGCTCACACAAGCCCCTTGGCAATTTGAAACACGGCATGGAGTACACAGGAACGGCTTGGGCTACTGATTTCACAAGAACTTCCTTCCCCGCCGACGACGTAGAACTTTCAATCCAGCCCTGCACTTTACTCCATAGTCGATCTTTCAAATATTTGAACGCTCCATTCTTACTGTTCCCAATATCAGAGGGCATCCCAAGATACTTCTCATTCAGGGTTTCATTGGGTACATTTAGAGCCACCTTGATATCATTACGGGTGCTATCCGGAACTCTTTGCTAAAATAAATAGATGATTTAGAATGATTGACTCTCTGACCAAAGGCTCTACAGTAAATGTCCAAGACTTGGTTTACTTCCTCAGCCCCCACACTATTTGCCTTGAAAAACAGCAGGCTATCATCAGCGAATAAGAGATGGTTAACCCTCGGTGCCGCTGGTGACACCTGTAACCCCTCCATGTTGGATGACTGTCTCGTAGATTTAGCAGGCACGACAGGCCCTCTGCTGCTGGCAAGAACAAGTATGGTGAAATCGGATCCCCTTGTCTTATACCACGAGTCGGCTTAAATCCCTCAAGCCTCTTTCCATTGAACATCACCGAGAAATTCACTGTTGATACCAGGTTCATGACAATGCTTACCCACCtctccgagaaacccaacttgagCATAATCGCCTTGAGATATGGCCATTCAACCctgtcatatgctttcatcatgtccAGCTTCAAAGCACACGACTGGTGTTTCTTTGCTTTGttcctcttcataaaatgcaaACACTCGTAAGCAATAATGATATTGTCAGTTATCATCCTTCCAGGAACAAAAGCAGACTGTTCCTCAGATATAACGTCAGGTAATACTTGCTTTAGGCGATTGGATGTCACTTTTGAGGCGATCTTATAAAAGACGTTGCATAAACTGATTGGGCAGAATTGAGACAGAAGGGTGGGGTTCTTTACCTTCGGTATAAGGACCAAAATGGTCTCATTAATACATTCGGCTGACTCCGTTCCATCAATTATACGTAGAACCATCCTAGTGATCTCTTCTTCACATGTCTCCCAATGACGTTGGAAAAAATGTGATGGAAAGCCGTCCGGTCGAGGTGCCTTGGTTGGAAACATTTGGAAGAGAGCGGTTTTGACTTCCTTGCTATCATAGGGTGCGTTTAGAGTAGCATTCATCTCATCAGTTACCTTCCTTGGCACTGTTTTCAAACACTTGATCCATGTCCTGAACCCCTTCCGAAGTGTACAGATGTTTACAAAAATCAGTTGTCATGGTCTCCATCTCCTCCGTATCTTCTGTTACTTGGCCATCAACCCTCTAGAGAGCCTTTATTTGATTTTTCCTGGGACGGCGGCTTTCTCGGAGATGGAAAAAATAAGTGTTTTTGTCACCATGTTTCAGCCACTCAATTCTTGCCCTTTGTCTCCATAGAATTTCTTCTCGGTGATAAAGTTCCACCAGTTGATCTGTTACCTTGATTTCTGCTGCTGTCGGCCCGGATCTTCCTGGGGATCCTCGCAGCTCCTGTAGCAGATTCTATAGCTACTTTATTTGGAAGCGCACATTACCAAAGTGCTGGCGGTCCCACTGCAATAGGTCAGTTGCCAGTGCCTGGAGCTTGTCGCGCATGCCGGCAACAGAATCTGTCGGGCCTCTCGCCCATGCAGCTTGTACTACTTCCGGGAGGGCGGGGTCCCTCTCCCAGCATAGTTCATATTTAAAGCTGCATGGGTCCCTTCTCCATGCATGCATCCTTCCCACGTCGAGGAATATAGGTACGTGATCAGAAGACGCTGCTTCTTTATGCTCTGTAATTGAGTTGGGAAAAGCCATGCACCACGCTGCGTTCGCCACACATCTGTCTAACCGTACCCTAGTGTACGTTCCACGTGCTACTTACTTCTCAAAAGTCCAGTTCCTTCCCTTATAACCGATATCACCGATATCAGTTAAGCCGCAAGTGTCAAGTGCGTCCCGGAATGAATCCATCTGGGCTTGGCTTCTGTTTCCTACTCCGTCATGCTCGATTGGCAACAGAACTTCATTAAAATCGCCCATAACTAACCAAGGCTGGTTGTTGGGCCCTGCTATTCCACGAAGCAAGTCCCACGTTTTGTAACGTTCACTAACCTGCGCTTCCCCATAAATAAAGGTAATTCTTGTCTTAATATTCACTAGTTCCTCAACAACAACATCAATGTGATACTCAGAGTAACCAACAACTTCGAGCTTTATTTCCTCATTCCAAAACATTCCCAGGCCCCCACTTCTACCAGAGCTACTCACTGCAAAACTTTTGTCATGGCCTAAAGAGCCTACCATATTCTCCACTCGAGAGCCCTCTATTTGGGTTTCAAAATACAAACTATAGAGGGGGCAAGTTGCCTCGTGAGATCACGAAGCTCACGAACTGTCGCTGGTTTGCCAGCCCCACGATAGTTCCAGCATAGTAGACTCATTGCGCCTGGCGCGACCCCCCTTGGAGGCCCGCCAAACGCGCATCAGTTTGTTTGCTAGGTGCTAGACTCTTCACTGATACTTTCTCTTGAGCTGTAGTTGTTGCCTTATTCCTCTTCGGTTCATGTTTCGTCGAGGGGCTCGGGGGTATCTCCGGAGCCGGTAGAAGCATCGACAGATGACGCTTTCCATTATGAGAAGGAGGGTTTGGGGGATCTTGGGATCAGCAACAGCAGAAGCACCCCTCTTGCGATTCCTCTCTCCATCTGTCATATCAGTATCCACTGTGTTCAGCACGGTGTCATCCTCTTTCCTGGGCGTGTTCGAGTTCTGCATGCCCCCTCTTCCTCTACCGCTGCCGCGGCCCGCACGACCCCTGCCTCAGCCACCTCTGTTCCCAGAGTTTTCTCCAGGGCCCCTCCCCGGGCCTCGAAACCATGTTGCTCGCAATTCCTTGAACACTAGTGCCTTCAGGGGGTGAACCCCGTCTCCACACTCTTTAAAGGTGTGTCCGAGATATCCACACACCGCACACCAATCGGGCAATCTTTCGTACTTAACCCTAAAAAGCACCATCTGAACCTCTCCCTTCTTCTTTACCACTAGGGAGACGATGTTCTTCAAGGGTTTAGTGACATCAATGTTTACACGCACACGAGCGAAATTCCCTTCAAAATCCTGCGCCATTGGTTCGGCATAGATGAACTCCCCAACTGTCGATGATAAGGCTCTGATCTTGGAGAAATATCCTTGAGGAAAATCATATGTATTCGCACCCACATCTCAACTTTATTGAGCTCTATGGAGAAGGGCTTAGTGAACCCATCATAGGGTGCCATCACGACTGCCTTCCCCTTGAAGTTCCATGGTCCATCCTCCATAACCCGTTCCCAATCACCCAGACACGAAAACTGTAGTGTGTAGAGGTTTTCCTCGAGTGGTTTGATCTTCACCTCCTGGGCTAGATCCCATGCCACCCTCATGTTCCGAAAGAACCAATACTGACTGTAGGGTTTGTCAGTATGAACCCTAGCAATCGCCATCCAGCGGGTCGCCTCTTCCGGGAGCTCGTCTTCTTCCACGATCACATCCTGCAGGTCGTCCTCCTGGAGTCCCAACTCTGCCATCATTGCTTCGAGTTCGGAGGAACCCGAGCTTTCCGCTGCATCGGCCATCGATCATATCTCTTGCCCGTGGTTTCTTTCCGCATGCGGTAGGGGCCCTAGCTATCCCAATCTCGCCCTTCTACCTTGGCCCAGAGGCCTCGGTAAGCCGGCGATGGAGGAGGACAGCAGGGGAGTAACGATCTCTACGGAGGAGCCGAGTCGCCGCCGAGAGGAGAAGGAACCCTAACGAGAGGAGAAGCATGAAAAAAGGCCGTTGATGTGGGCTTCCAAACGCTCATGGATCCACGAGGCCCATCTCGCCGAACAATCCATACCACAGGCCCGACTAGCCCAGTAACCCATCGGCTTGGCCCCTGATTCCCCTGATCCCAACACGCTCGCGGCGGAGAAGAGCACAGCAGTCGTCGACGGAGCATCGCTAACCAAGCgaagcgaggaggaggaagccatggGTGAACAGGGGGAGCTCGCCGCGGAGAAGCACGTCCGCTACATCGTCACCGCGGAGAAGGTAAGCAACCACACACCCAACCCATACCCTCTCTCGGATGCGAACCGTCTCCGGCGACAATTCATCCGTCCTCCTCGCCGTTTGCCGCAGAAGAAGGACTCGTTCGAGTCGCTGGTGATGGAGCACCTCCGGGCCAGCGGCGCCTACTGGGGCCTCACCACGCTCGACCTCCTCCACAAGCTTCACGCCGTGGACGCCGCCGAGGTCGTCGACTGGATCATGTCGTGCTACCACCCGGAATCTGGTACTTTGACTGCAGGGGGGAGCCTTGGTTTTGTCGATTTGGATCCTCGGTTCTTAAATGATTCAGTTGTGTGTCTTCTTGGGATGTGGCTGTGCAGGTGGGTTCGGGGGGAACGTGGGGCACGACCCGCATGTCCTCTACACGCTCAGCGCCGTGCAGGTCCTCTGCCTCTTCGATCGGCTCGATGTTCTTGATGCAGACAAAATTGCTGACTGTATCCTTTTCAAGATCTTCAGTGAGCTTCATGCTGCTCCTGCTGTAGCAGTTAGCGGCGTCCTAATGGTTGTAGTCAAATCTCTCATCTTGTTTTGGAGCTGCTTGATTTCCCTGAATTGCTAGTAAGAAAGCTGAAACATAGTGTTGCATTTACATTACCTTTCCTTTCAGCAGTGAAGGAGAAAACGTTGCATCTTGAAATGTGGATGGTTTTATGGAGTTATGTTAACGCGCAGCTTAGCATCTATGAACAATGTCCACCAATTTCCTCACTAGGTGCAGCATGTCAAAATTTTAGTCTACTGCTGCATCCAGAATACAATACCACcatatgagatagtacttggtagATGATCGATAATGTGTGGCTGTGACACAGTAAATTTTGGAACACTAATCTGCTGCATTAGCCAGTAGGTATGTGATTGCCTTCCGGCTTGACTTAAATTGCATGCTGTATATCATGAAATGCGGAAGTAGTAATAACATTGTAAGCTTCTGCAAGCCTTTCGTTTTCTGAATGAATTGAAGTAGCCACACCCTGAGCTTGAAATCTTGTACCCTATTATTTTTCCTATCTAAATTGTGTCAGATATTACTGGACTTCAAAATGAGGATGGATCATTTTCTGGTGATATTTGGGGTGAAGTTGATACTAGGTAAACACCTTAGCTGTTCTTTTTGAGTTACCCATGTGTTTTATTTGAATGCAGCATCTGTGTGGGCTACTAATATGAATGTGATATATATCTTGTAGGTTCTCGTATATTTCCATATGCACCTTGTCATTACTGCATCGTCTGCACAAAATTAATGTGGAAAAGGCTGTAGAATATATTGTTAGCTGTAAGAACTTGGACGGCGGATTTGGAGCTATGCCAGGAGGGGAGTCTCACGCTGGGCAGAGTATGTATTATCTTGATTTTACTCTCAAATCATACTGCTATGGTACCTGAGTAGAACTGTAATTTTGTCAATAAAATAGATCCTACTGAAAGTCCATCGATTCCAAGTGTTCTAGTATGATGCCCTATCAGATTCATGTCAGATTGTCTATTTGTATTTCTATCTGTATTCCGGAAGAAGAAAAGGGATAGAATTGATTATTCTTGACTGCGCTGTTGGTTGTACAAACATAAAAAGCATTTCCTTCAGGAAAATGCAAGATATTTACTGTTTATCCAATCAATTTGCTATGATTATTATTGTGGCACTCCTATGATGACCTGAAATTTGCATTTTCACAAGGTTATTTCCTTGATCTTTTTATTTCTCTCCAAGTTGTCACTTTATAGCGGTCAGATAACCTGAAAACATGTATCCATTCTGTGCAGTATTCTGCTGTGTTGGTGCTCTCGCAATCACCGGCTCTTTGCATCACATTGATAGAGATCTCCTTGGATGGTGGCTCTGTGAGCGCCAGTGTAGAGATGGAGGGCTCAATGGGCGTCCTGAGAAACTTGCTGATGTGAGATTGACTACTTTCTCAGATTGTGCACCTTTTGCATTTCTCACTGTACCATAGATTTAATTGAACTGCTCGCAATAGGTGTGCTACTCATGGTGGGTGTTATCAAGCTTGATAATTATTGATAGAGTGCACTGGATTGACAAGGAAAAACTTGCAAAGTTCATATTGAACTGTCAGGTAACTGCTCATGATTCTTGCTCTGAAATTCTGATTATTATGTATCCAACTTCTAACTCCCATCATCTAAAAGATCAATTTTCTCCGTTTACCGTATATATTGTCACAACTTTTTACATTGGCAGGACAAGGAAAATGGTGGAATTTCAGATAGACCAGATAATGCGGTCGATATCTACCACACGTACTTTGGAGTTGCAGGTATTTATATTACTTCCTCCCACAGGGATCTTGCAGTATGCTATTCGAATGATTCAAAGTCATAAACTCCTTGCTGAATTAATTAGCCTCTTTCAAAAACAGGGCTTTCATTGATGGAGTATCCTGGAGTGAAGCCTATCGATCCTGCCTACGCCCTCCCTTTAGATGTTGTCAACAGGTTCTTCTTGACAAAACAACAGTAGTGTGCCTTAGGTTGGCTCAGCTCTTGCTTTTCTAACTCACCTCGTGTTTCGTTCTTTGACATATATCTCATTCCTATTCTATTGGTTCACAGCTAGGAAGATCATGTTGTGACTGCGTTGGCGTCAGGTCAGCACGAGTGGAGAGCTTACCCCTCCTTCGGTAGCTCGCACTGATGTTTCTGATCACTCCCATGCATGAGATCATGGCTTTGAACGTTAGTGCAGACCTCATATTTACCATGAAATCCGGACACTTGGTTATGTAGAAGAGTGTAACGTCCAAGGACTGAGAATCAAATTCAATCAAGATTATTCTTGTTGGAATAGTATAATCTTtcaatattactccctccgtcccataatataagaacgtttttgacattagtgtagtgtaaaaaacgttcttatattatgggacggagggagtatcttggtTGGCCGACCAACTCTAGCCGAATGGCTGTATACCATTTCCCTCCATAATAACCATCATATAGAGGCTAGAGAGGTAACAAAAAAATGCTTGAGCAGATTCTTGCTATATGGATCGCTATTCAACAAAACATTCCGAAGGCACTCAATATTCTCCCCCTCCANNNNNNNNNNNNNNNNNNNNNNNNNNNNNNNNNNNNNNNNNNNNNNNNNNNNNNNNNNNNNNNNNNNNNNNNNNNNNNNNNNNNNNNNNNNNNNNNNNNNNNNNNNNNNNNNNNNNNNNNNNNNNNNNNNNNNNNNNNNNNNNNNNNNNNNNNNNNNNNNNNNNNNNNNNNNNNNNNNNNNNNNNNNNNNNNNNNN
Protein-coding regions in this window:
- the LOC123168368 gene encoding geranylgeranyl transferase type-2 subunit beta 1 isoform X3; amino-acid sequence: MGEQGELAAEKHVRYIVTAEKKKDSFESLVMEHLRASGAYWGLTTLDLLHKLHAVDAAEVVDWIMSCYHPESGGFGGNVGHDPHVLYTLSAVQVLCLFDRLDVLDADKIADYITGLQNEDGSFSGDIWGEVDTRFSYISICTLSLLHRLHKINVEKAVEYIVSCKNLDGGFGAMPGGESHAGQIFCCVGALAITGSLHHIDRDLLGWWLCERQCRDGGLNGRPEKLADVCYSWWVLSSLIIIDRVHWIDKEKLAKFILNCQDKENGGISDRPDNAVDIYHTYFGVAGLSLMEYPGVKPIDPAYALPLDVVNRFFLTKQQ
- the LOC123168368 gene encoding geranylgeranyl transferase type-2 subunit beta 1 isoform X2 — its product is MGEQGELAAEKHVRYIVTAEKVSNHTPNPYPLSDANRLRRQFIRPPRRLPQKKDSFESLVMEHLRASGAYWGLTTLDLLHKLHAVDAAEVVDWIMSCYHPESGGFGGNVGHDPHVLYTLSAVQVLCLFDRLDVLDADKIADYITGLQNEDGSFSGDIWGEVDTRFSYISICTLSLLHRLHKINVEKAVEYIVSCKNLDGGFGAMPGGESHAGQIFCCVGALAITGSLHHIDRDLLGWWLCERQCRDGGLNGRPEKLADVCYSWWVLSSLIIIDRVHWIDKEKLAKFILNCQDKENGGISDRPDNAVDIYHTYFGVAGLSLMEYPGVKPIDPAYALPLDVVNS
- the LOC123168368 gene encoding geranylgeranyl transferase type-2 subunit beta 1 isoform X1, with protein sequence MGEQGELAAEKHVRYIVTAEKVSNHTPNPYPLSDANRLRRQFIRPPRRLPQKKDSFESLVMEHLRASGAYWGLTTLDLLHKLHAVDAAEVVDWIMSCYHPESGGFGGNVGHDPHVLYTLSAVQVLCLFDRLDVLDADKIADYITGLQNEDGSFSGDIWGEVDTRFSYISICTLSLLHRLHKINVEKAVEYIVSCKNLDGGFGAMPGGESHAGQIFCCVGALAITGSLHHIDRDLLGWWLCERQCRDGGLNGRPEKLADVCYSWWVLSSLIIIDRVHWIDKEKLAKFILNCQDKENGGISDRPDNAVDIYHTYFGVAGLSLMEYPGVKPIDPAYALPLDVVNRFFLTKQQ